The Nitrospira sp. genome window below encodes:
- the rplK gene encoding 50S ribosomal protein L11, translating to MAKEVSALIKLQIPAGKANPAPPVGPSLGQHGVNIMEFCKQFNAKTQKEGDSIIPVVITVYKDRSFTFIMKTPPASDLLKKAAGIIKGSGVPQKDKVGKITQAQLRDIAQKKQSDLNAADLEGAIKIIAGTARSMGVVVQG from the coding sequence ATGGCAAAGGAAGTATCCGCTCTCATTAAGTTGCAGATTCCCGCTGGGAAGGCCAATCCGGCTCCTCCCGTCGGCCCGTCGCTCGGTCAGCACGGCGTCAACATCATGGAGTTCTGCAAGCAGTTCAACGCGAAGACCCAGAAGGAAGGCGATAGCATTATTCCGGTGGTCATCACCGTGTATAAGGATCGATCCTTCACCTTCATTATGAAGACGCCTCCGGCGTCGGATCTGTTGAAGAAAGCGGCGGGCATCATCAAGGGATCGGGCGTGCCGCAAAAAGATAAGGTCGGAAAGATTACTCAGGCTCAGCTGCGCGACATCGCCCAGAAGAAGCAGTCTGATTTGAATGCGGCGGACCTGGAAGGCGCGATCAAGATCATTGCCGGAACGGCCAGAAGCATGGGTGTCGTAGTACAGGGATAG